The window AAAGGCCAGTCCCTCCTCGAATGAACTCAGCACCATGTCCACCTGATCCTTGACCACGCCAGCCTCTACCTCTTCGCTGAAGAACGAGGGGCGGATCGTCGCCAGCAGCGCCTGCGGAATGGCTGCGCGCAGCGTGCGCACCTGCTCTTGCCAGCGCGCCAGGCTCTCGCGCAGCGGATAGACCAGGAACACGATGGAGACCAGCTCGGCCTTGCTGCTGTCGGGCTGCTCGTCCTCCGGACGGTCCAGCGTGATGCTGCGGGCGTCGATGCCGGTCATGCGCAGCGCATGCACCAGCAGTTCGCAGAGCAGGTCGTCGCGCTCATGATCGAGCCCCGCGCACAGCACCACCGAGCCCACCGGCACATCCAGCGAGCCTTGCCAGCGTCCCAGCCGGGCCTGGCGCAGTTCGCGCAGGTGGGCGCCGACGCTGCTGTTGAGCAGCGGCACTTCGCGCCGGCGGCGCAGGCTCTTGGGCGTGCCGGGGGTCTGCATCAGGGTTTCGGTCAGTTGCGAGATGGAACTGAGCAGGCGGTTCTGCTGCGGCCCTTCGATGCGGCCCTCGCGGAAATCCACTGCGGCCAGCGCCAGGCCGGGCAAGAGCACCTGGTCGCAGTACTTGGCGAAGCTCTGCTTTTGCAGATGACGGCGCGCATCGCGGATGATGGCGTCGGATTCGCCGGCCAGGGCGCGCTGGTAGAAGCGTTCGGCATGGCTCATGTCGGGCGCTTCGCCCAGGAGGATGCTGATGGGTTCCAGCGCGGCGACGTGGCGTCCCGCCACCACCAGGCATAGCGTCAGCGGGGTCGACAGCAACAGGCCGATCGGTCCCCACAGGCTGCCCCAGAACAGCGCCGAGACGATCACCGCCAATGGCGACAGCCCCGAACTATGGCCATAGATGCGCGGTTCGATGAAGTTGGCCACGATCACTTCCAGGCAGCCGTAAAAGGCCAGGAAGGACAAGGCCAGCCACCAGCCCGGATCGATGGCTGCAATGAAGATGGCGATCATCACCCCCGAAGCCAGCGCGCCCAGGTAAGGCACGAAGCGCAGCACGCCGGCCAGCGTGCCCCACAGCACCGCATGCGGCACGCCGCCGGCGGCCAGGACCGCGCCCATGATCAGGCCGAACGCCAGGTTGACCAGGAACTGCGAGAAGAAGAAGCGCGACACCCCTTCGGCCGCGTCACCCAGCGCCTGCATGGTGCGGCTCATCTCGGTGAGGCCGGCCAGGCGGATCAGGCGCTCGCGCAGCGATTCCTGTTCCAGCAGGATGAACACCAGCAGCACCAGCACGATACCGGCCTGGCCGATCGGTCCCCAGGCCAGCGCAAAGAGGCGCTTGATCGCCCCTCGCACCGACATGCGGGTATCGGCTTCGGCCGCAGGCGCCGGCGCAGTGGCGGCGGCATGGCTGGCCTTCTTGCCGCTGCGGGTGGTTTCCGGCACCGGCTGCGGGATCACCGCGCTCAGTTCCGCTTCCAGCCGCGCGAAGGGGCGCTCGGTCATGGCGCGCACGCTTTCCACCTTGTCCTGGATGGCTTCGCGGTACTGCGGCAGGTCACTGGTGACGCTGACCAGCTGGAAGGCCAGCACCACCGCCAGCGCCACCAGGCAGGAGCCCACCAGCAGCACCGAGACGATGGCTGCCCCCGCGCGGTTCAGGCCGAGCGCATCGAGCTTGCGCACCAGCGGCAGGATGATCAGGCTGGCAATGCCGGCCACCGCCAGCGGCGCCAGGATCTCGCGGCCGAAATAGAGCATGCCCAGCGCGACAGCAGCGCCCAGCAGGGTGGTGGAATTGAAACGGGAGAGCGCGGAAGCTTTGCTGTGGATAGTCATGGCGTGTTGAGCTTGGCCTGAGGGGCAGGGGGCAGCGCGAGTATAGCAATGCCCGCCGGGCTGGCGTGGCGGCGTCGGCAGAAGTTTTTTTGCTGCGGGCTGATCCGTTTTCGGAAGTCGAGGGTCAAGGCAGATGAGAACGCTTCTTTTTTGCATCCGGAAGCGTATCCCCATCTTGTCCATCATTCATCGATCCGAAAGGTAAGCACCATGCGGCAGGCACAGCGCCACTGGCAGTCCAGCGAGTTTTCTTCCCCTCTTTGCACCCGTCCCACCGCCGTCGCGCAAGCCGCGCGCCTGCTGGTCCTGGGCACATTGCTGGCGGCGCCGGCCGCGTTCGCCCAGGACAGCGGCACGGCCCAGGACGCCAGCCTGCCCACCGTGACCGTCACCGGCCGCAGTGATACCGGCCTGCCCGCAGCCTATGCCGGTGGCCAGGTGGCGCGTGGCGGCGGCCTGGGCGTACTGGGTACGCAGGACGTGCTCGATACTCCCTTCTCGACCCTGAACTACACCGTCGAAGGCATCAAGAACCTGCAAGCCCGCACCGTGGGCGATGTCATCACCAGCGAAGCCTCGGTGCGCAACACCAACGGCGATGGCGGCTTCGGCGACAGCTACCAGATCCGTGGCCTGCCGGTGTCGGTCAATGACACCGGCTTCAATGGCCTCTATGGACTGGTCTCGCTGAGCCGTATGTCCACCGCCATGCTGGAGCGGGTGGAAGTGCTCAAGGGACCCGGCACCCTGATGTATGGCATGGGTCCGGCCGGCGGCGTGGGCGGCGCGATCAACCTGGTCAGCAAGCGCGCTGGCGAGGAACCGGTTTCCAGCCTCACCGCGACCTATGTGGGCAGCGCCCAGCTGGGCCTGCAGGGCGACATCGGCCGGCGTTTCGGCCAGGACAAGGAATGGGGCATCCGCGTCAATGCGCTCTATGCCGATGGCCGCACCAGCGTGGCCGACAACCGTCAGCAGCAGAGCATGGGTTCGCTGGCGCTGGACTATACCGGGCGCAAGCTGCGCTGGACCCTGGACGCCTACACCCAGCACGAAGACACCCGCAACTTCCGGCCGCAGTTCAGTATCGGCACCACCAGCATGCCATCGGCCCCGGCGGGCGACAGCAATCTCTATCCCGGCAATACCTTGCAGATCGACGACAAGGTCGTGGCAACCCGGCTGGAATACGATCTCACCGAGCAATTGACTGCCTATGGCGCGATCGGCTACCACGAAGGCGCGACGGCGCAGAGCTTCCCCAGCGCCACCATCACCGGCCTGGATGGCGCGACCTCGGTGCGCAATGGCTACTACGACCAGAAGGTCGTCAGCACCTCGGCCGATGTCGGCCTGCGCGCGCGCTTTGCCACCGGGCCGGTGCAGCATACCCTGAGCATGGCGGCCAATACGCTGGACCAGCAGACCAGCTACTTCTACTTCGTCAACGCCACCGGCGTGGCGTCCAACCTGTACCAACCCGCTCCGCTGGCCCCGGTCACCGCCGCCCGTGGCGAACCCCTGCCGCAGAGCCAGACGCGCCTGAGCGGCCTGGCGCTGACCGATACCCTGTCCATCGCCGATGGTCGCCTGCTGCTCACCGGCGGCCTGCGCCGCCAGCAGGTCTACAGCAACAGCTTCAGCACCCGCTCCAGCAGCAACAAGATCGGCTATTCGCCGGTGCTGGGCGTGGTGGTCAAGCCGCTGGAAAACCTCTCGCTGTATGCCAACTACACCGCCGGCCTGTCGGCGGGCGGCTTTGCCGGCGCCCAGTACGCCAATGCCGGCCAGGCCTTTGCACCCTACAAGACCAAGCAGTATGAAAGCGGCGTGAAGCTCGACTGGGGACGCGTCA is drawn from Herbaspirillum seropedicae and contains these coding sequences:
- a CDS encoding TonB-dependent receptor, with the protein product MRQAQRHWQSSEFSSPLCTRPTAVAQAARLLVLGTLLAAPAAFAQDSGTAQDASLPTVTVTGRSDTGLPAAYAGGQVARGGGLGVLGTQDVLDTPFSTLNYTVEGIKNLQARTVGDVITSEASVRNTNGDGGFGDSYQIRGLPVSVNDTGFNGLYGLVSLSRMSTAMLERVEVLKGPGTLMYGMGPAGGVGGAINLVSKRAGEEPVSSLTATYVGSAQLGLQGDIGRRFGQDKEWGIRVNALYADGRTSVADNRQQQSMGSLALDYTGRKLRWTLDAYTQHEDTRNFRPQFSIGTTSMPSAPAGDSNLYPGNTLQIDDKVVATRLEYDLTEQLTAYGAIGYHEGATAQSFPSATITGLDGATSVRNGYYDQKVVSTSADVGLRARFATGPVQHTLSMAANTLDQQTSYFYFVNATGVASNLYQPAPLAPVTAARGEPLPQSQTRLSGLALTDTLSIADGRLLLTGGLRRQQVYSNSFSTRSSSNKIGYSPVLGVVVKPLENLSLYANYTAGLSAGGFAGAQYANAGQAFAPYKTKQYESGVKLDWGRVTTTAAVFQIERANSSTAVVGSQTFATQDGRARVRGLELSAYGEAQRGLRLMASGTFFETRQSHTVGGTNDGKEIGAVPKHNFNLGADWDTPWLQGLALNTRIINTGASWYSDANTVKVPGWTRMDLGARYTSRLGGQTITYRANLENLFDKHYWIMQNGYAGYGAGRTLVLSAQVDF
- a CDS encoding AI-2E family transporter → MTIHSKASALSRFNSTTLLGAAVALGMLYFGREILAPLAVAGIASLIILPLVRKLDALGLNRAGAAIVSVLLVGSCLVALAVVLAFQLVSVTSDLPQYREAIQDKVESVRAMTERPFARLEAELSAVIPQPVPETTRSGKKASHAAATAPAPAAEADTRMSVRGAIKRLFALAWGPIGQAGIVLVLLVFILLEQESLRERLIRLAGLTEMSRTMQALGDAAEGVSRFFFSQFLVNLAFGLIMGAVLAAGGVPHAVLWGTLAGVLRFVPYLGALASGVMIAIFIAAIDPGWWLALSFLAFYGCLEVIVANFIEPRIYGHSSGLSPLAVIVSALFWGSLWGPIGLLLSTPLTLCLVVAGRHVAALEPISILLGEAPDMSHAERFYQRALAGESDAIIRDARRHLQKQSFAKYCDQVLLPGLALAAVDFREGRIEGPQQNRLLSSISQLTETLMQTPGTPKSLRRRREVPLLNSSVGAHLRELRQARLGRWQGSLDVPVGSVVLCAGLDHERDDLLCELLVHALRMTGIDARSITLDRPEDEQPDSSKAELVSIVFLVYPLRESLARWQEQVRTLRAAIPQALLATIRPSFFSEEVEAGVVKDQVDMVLSSFEEGLAFAATHMRPELKA